In Flavobacteriales bacterium, one genomic interval encodes:
- the gldM gene encoding gliding motility protein GldM, with protein MANAKLPPRQMMINMMYLVLTAMLAMNVSKEVLDQFAVLDADLVRTAHAHDARSLSDYQGLAASAESVPDKFTLPHLKAMRMKARADSLVDRIEGIKTNLIAQADGIAPAMLIGPNVDGKDTLRSLMAVDAKDDRDVLTHALVGSEPSTPIQTRNSAYDIKLQLSAFRDSLKGFLPSNDLVARNGLDMLFDLSDRRDASGTMNNWESINFYDVPLAAGIATLSKLQADIRTAENDMVKWLIRSAQEGEYSFGTLTTAVIPLTNTVMVGDSFRADVFLAAYDPKNTPTVTVTGGNELPIGADGKAKLRLRGESIGEQIVEGMIKFQGPNGPEEIPYRTTYQVMAPLLVASPTKMNVLYRSVDNPIELSVPGVAADKVQATISTGRIVRTGQGWVATGMSGNSAEVNAVVMMPDGSSRRIGPVVFRVKDLPPPTAYIGGTTAGDPAVSKVKLSASQGIIAKPLNSEFGDLWVVKSFQFTLMRGAQNPNLKTSSSNAFTGDMKTILNDLRPNDKILIEHVKGQLANGQGPVRNLNPITVKVLP; from the coding sequence ATGGCCAATGCAAAGCTGCCGCCTAGGCAAATGATGATCAACATGATGTACCTCGTTCTCACCGCGATGTTGGCGATGAACGTGAGCAAAGAGGTATTGGACCAATTCGCCGTTCTGGATGCTGACCTTGTGCGGACTGCACATGCCCATGACGCAAGGTCGCTATCGGATTATCAGGGCTTAGCTGCTTCTGCGGAAAGTGTTCCGGACAAATTCACCCTACCGCATCTGAAAGCAATGCGTATGAAAGCACGTGCTGATAGTTTGGTCGACAGGATCGAGGGAATAAAAACGAACCTCATCGCTCAGGCAGATGGTATTGCCCCAGCAATGCTTATTGGACCGAATGTTGATGGTAAGGATACGTTACGTTCATTGATGGCGGTTGATGCGAAAGACGATCGGGATGTATTGACCCATGCACTTGTTGGGAGTGAGCCTTCTACACCGATCCAAACACGGAACAGTGCATATGACATCAAATTACAGTTGAGTGCATTCCGAGATAGTTTGAAAGGGTTTCTGCCATCGAATGACCTTGTTGCGCGCAATGGACTTGATATGCTGTTCGACCTAAGCGATAGACGCGATGCATCGGGCACCATGAACAACTGGGAAAGCATCAACTTCTATGATGTGCCGCTGGCAGCGGGTATTGCAACGCTTTCCAAATTGCAGGCGGATATCCGCACTGCGGAGAACGATATGGTGAAATGGCTCATTCGTTCAGCACAAGAAGGTGAGTACAGCTTTGGAACGCTGACCACCGCCGTTATTCCACTGACCAATACCGTGATGGTCGGTGACTCTTTCCGTGCTGATGTATTCTTGGCGGCTTACGACCCAAAGAATACCCCTACCGTTACGGTAACAGGGGGAAACGAACTGCCGATCGGTGCAGATGGTAAAGCAAAGTTGCGCCTTCGCGGTGAGAGCATCGGGGAGCAGATCGTGGAAGGAATGATCAAGTTCCAAGGCCCGAACGGACCTGAGGAGATCCCATACCGAACGACCTATCAAGTAATGGCACCGCTATTGGTAGCGTCGCCTACGAAAATGAACGTGCTTTATCGCAGCGTGGATAACCCCATTGAATTATCCGTTCCAGGTGTGGCCGCGGATAAAGTTCAAGCGACCATCTCGACCGGGCGCATTGTACGAACCGGTCAAGGTTGGGTTGCAACAGGGATGAGCGGAAACAGTGCCGAAGTGAATGCCGTTGTGATGATGCCTGATGGTAGCTCACGGAGAATTGGCCCTGTGGTTTTCCGGGTAAAGGATCTGCCACCACCAACGGCCTATATCGGCGGTACGACCGCTGGTGATCCCGCCGTGTCCAAAGTCAAGCTCTCGGCCTCGCAAGGGATCATTGCCAAGCCCCTCAATTCCGAGTTCGGGGACCTTTGGGTCGTGAAGAGTTTTCAATTCACCCTGATGCGTGGTGCCCAGAACCCTAACCTAAAAACGAGTAGCAGCAATGCTTTCACAGGTGACATGAAAACCATTCTCAACGACCTAAGACCCAATGACAAGATCCTGATCGAGCACGTTAAAGGACAGCTGGCCAATGGTCAAGGTCCAGTGCGTAATCTGAATCCGATCACGGTGAAAGTGTTGCCGTGA
- the gldL gene encoding gliding motility protein GldL — protein sequence MKPGSKKWKNFMAKLYGIGAAVVIIGALFKIQHWPMASFFLIIGLSTEAVIFFFSAFEPPHEDPDWSLVYPELATGETAEGDDFKKEDQRSITEQLDGMLEGAKIEPELIASLGEGMRSLSDQARSMGEITGAASATNEYASSLKDASQKVSTLSDSYAKASESLVGLTENVDAGRNAGVSLQKMSTNLTALNEMYELQLMSSREKLEAANQMFEGMGEMMTNLRNSVDDTKRYKENIAELSDNLSKLNTVYGNMLNAMTVR from the coding sequence ATGAAGCCCGGCAGCAAGAAGTGGAAAAATTTCATGGCCAAACTGTACGGAATCGGTGCAGCAGTCGTGATCATCGGTGCGTTGTTCAAGATCCAACACTGGCCAATGGCTAGTTTTTTCTTGATCATTGGTCTTAGTACGGAGGCGGTCATCTTTTTCTTCTCCGCATTCGAACCACCACACGAAGATCCAGATTGGAGTTTGGTTTATCCTGAGTTGGCAACGGGCGAGACTGCTGAAGGCGATGATTTCAAAAAGGAGGATCAGCGGTCCATCACCGAGCAGCTCGATGGTATGCTTGAGGGTGCCAAGATCGAACCGGAATTGATCGCTAGTTTGGGTGAAGGTATGCGCTCTTTGAGCGATCAGGCCCGCTCAATGGGTGAGATCACCGGTGCAGCTTCGGCAACCAATGAATACGCATCAAGCTTAAAGGATGCGTCTCAAAAAGTATCAACATTGAGCGATAGCTATGCGAAGGCAAGTGAAAGCCTGGTCGGTCTGACCGAGAATGTGGATGCTGGCAGAAATGCAGGTGTGAGTCTGCAAAAAATGAGCACCAATCTAACTGCGCTCAACGAAATGTACGAGCTACAGTTGATGAGCAGTCGTGAAAAACTGGAGGCTGCGAATCAAATGTTCGAGGGCATGGGTGAGATGATGACCAATTTGCGCAACTCCGTGGATGATACCAAGCGTTACAAGGAGAACATCGCTGAATTGAGTGATAACCTCTCTAAGCTCAACACCGTGTACGGCAACATGTTGAACGCAATGACCGTGCGCTAA
- the gldN gene encoding gliding motility protein GldN, with the protein MTRTSKNILIITMVLVGGLCATPQAVAQTVLDGAYIKENTKTKRVVPYTHIREADVMWARRVWRRIDLREKMNHPLYYPTDAINDRKSLFDVIRQGLMVDGSITAYDAGPFLDDDEFKKALLPGDLQEMFSRLDTSYTESLTTGDMEMVVQEINLESRDIKLYDMKEDWIFDKQRSIMDIRIIGIAPLRENIGEDGESRGFAPMFWLYYPECRYVFANWEAFNRENDAERRSYEDIFWKRQFSSYITKWSNVYDRGINEYKQGLDALLEGEEIKSALFEFEHDLWNF; encoded by the coding sequence ATGACAAGGACAAGCAAGAACATATTGATCATTACCATGGTATTGGTTGGTGGTCTGTGCGCTACGCCTCAAGCCGTGGCCCAGACCGTATTGGATGGTGCCTACATCAAGGAGAACACCAAGACCAAGCGCGTTGTCCCCTACACGCATATCCGCGAAGCAGATGTGATGTGGGCGCGACGTGTATGGCGTCGGATCGACCTCCGTGAGAAAATGAACCATCCCTTGTATTATCCAACGGATGCGATCAATGATCGGAAGAGCTTATTCGATGTGATCCGCCAAGGATTGATGGTGGATGGATCCATTACGGCATATGATGCTGGACCATTCTTGGATGATGATGAATTCAAGAAAGCATTATTACCAGGCGACCTTCAGGAAATGTTCTCTCGTTTGGATACCTCCTACACAGAGAGTCTAACCACAGGGGACATGGAAATGGTGGTACAGGAGATCAATCTGGAGAGCCGGGACATCAAGTTGTACGATATGAAAGAAGATTGGATCTTCGATAAGCAGCGCTCCATTATGGATATCAGGATCATCGGTATTGCACCATTGAGGGAAAATATTGGTGAGGACGGTGAAAGCCGCGGTTTTGCCCCCATGTTCTGGCTATACTATCCGGAGTGTCGTTATGTATTTGCGAACTGGGAAGCGTTCAATCGCGAGAATGATGCGGAACGCAGGTCTTATGAAGACATCTTCTGGAAGCGCCAATTCAGTAGCTACATTACGAAATGGAGCAATGTTTACGATCGTGGGATCAATGAATACAAGCAAGGATTGGACGCATTGCTGGAAGGCGAAGAGATCAAGTCGGCATTGTTTGAGTTCGAGCATGATCTTTGGAATTTCTGA
- a CDS encoding ABC-F family ATP-binding cassette domain-containing protein: MMTVQGLTLHFGQRPIFDDISFFIGNDDKIGLVGRNGAGKSTLLKIMAGQQHYDKGTIGKPKELTMGYLPQEMAHNLTLSPWDVAMKAFEEGLKLNADIERIEKELHDVTDDEHAMELAMELANAHERLNSIGAADHDMQVERILKGIGFVEEDMHRKMSELSGGWRMRAELARLLLMKPDLLLLDEPTNHLDLPAIQWLEDLLRTHPSALVLISHDKTFLDRLTKRTLEVLGGKIIDRKVPWTQYVELRKVEREQQASAAKQQQQYIKETTDLINKFRAKASKAAFAQNLINRLDKLDIIEVDDEDTRKMLVKFPPAPNSGKIVVEVKDVTKSYGDKHIFSGAELTIAKGEHLALVGANGTGKSTLVRMIMNEEPYDGEIRLGHNVIIGYYAQDMPERMSPLRTVIETAEDAASEDNRVRVRAMLGAFMFSGDDVDKKVKVLSGGERARLALCCMLLKPLNFLILDEPTHHLDIQSKDVLKNALKNYDGTFLLVSHDRDFLTGLTTRLLELDDLRIRDQHMDILELIEKRAELQGADIGKSSAAKPKVSNKANKNSDQREQRDRDKERRKVQNQVERLEKQLADLEKEEKQLQAQVMKGAMPADELQEGYVKLGELAQKIATALGEWESASGVLAEMED; the protein is encoded by the coding sequence ATGATGACTGTTCAGGGGCTGACCCTCCACTTCGGCCAACGCCCAATATTTGATGATATTTCATTCTTTATCGGTAACGATGATAAGATCGGGCTGGTAGGAAGAAATGGAGCCGGCAAGAGCACCTTGCTGAAGATCATGGCTGGCCAACAGCATTATGACAAAGGCACTATTGGCAAGCCGAAGGAGCTTACCATGGGCTATTTGCCGCAGGAAATGGCGCATAACCTAACGCTTTCACCATGGGATGTGGCCATGAAAGCATTTGAGGAAGGATTGAAGCTCAACGCGGATATTGAACGCATTGAAAAGGAATTGCATGATGTGACCGACGATGAGCATGCCATGGAACTTGCCATGGAACTTGCAAATGCCCATGAGCGTTTGAATTCCATCGGAGCAGCGGATCATGACATGCAGGTAGAGCGGATCCTGAAGGGTATCGGTTTTGTTGAAGAGGACATGCACCGCAAAATGAGTGAGTTGAGCGGTGGTTGGCGCATGCGCGCAGAACTTGCGCGTTTGCTCCTTATGAAGCCGGATCTCTTATTGCTGGATGAGCCTACCAACCATTTGGACCTACCCGCCATCCAGTGGTTGGAGGATCTGCTGCGCACCCATCCTTCAGCGCTTGTTCTGATCAGTCACGATAAAACCTTCCTGGATCGTCTTACCAAACGCACGTTGGAAGTGTTGGGTGGAAAGATCATTGACCGTAAAGTGCCATGGACCCAGTATGTTGAACTACGAAAGGTTGAACGGGAACAACAGGCCTCAGCTGCAAAACAGCAACAACAGTACATCAAGGAGACGACTGACCTGATCAATAAGTTCCGGGCCAAAGCGAGCAAGGCTGCCTTTGCACAGAACCTGATCAACAGGCTGGATAAGCTTGATATCATTGAGGTGGACGACGAGGATACACGTAAGATGCTCGTGAAGTTCCCGCCGGCACCCAACAGCGGAAAGATCGTTGTCGAAGTCAAGGACGTTACAAAATCCTATGGTGACAAGCACATATTCAGTGGTGCCGAACTTACCATCGCAAAGGGCGAGCACCTTGCCCTCGTAGGTGCGAATGGAACGGGAAAAAGTACGCTCGTGCGCATGATCATGAATGAGGAGCCTTATGATGGTGAGATCCGTCTGGGGCACAATGTGATCATCGGTTACTATGCGCAGGATATGCCTGAACGGATGAGCCCTTTACGCACCGTGATCGAAACTGCGGAAGATGCTGCCAGCGAGGACAACCGGGTCCGAGTGCGCGCCATGTTAGGTGCATTCATGTTCAGCGGTGATGACGTGGACAAGAAAGTGAAAGTGCTGAGCGGTGGTGAACGCGCACGATTGGCATTATGCTGTATGTTGCTGAAGCCGCTGAACTTCTTGATCCTCGACGAACCAACGCACCATTTGGATATCCAAAGCAAGGATGTGTTGAAGAATGCCTTGAAGAACTATGACGGGACATTCTTGTTGGTAAGTCACGATCGAGATTTCCTTACCGGACTGACCACGCGTCTGCTGGAATTGGACGATCTCCGTATCCGGGATCAGCACATGGATATTCTTGAACTGATCGAAAAACGGGCCGAGCTGCAAGGTGCGGATATTGGAAAATCATCTGCCGCAAAACCGAAAGTATCGAACAAGGCCAACAAGAATTCGGATCAACGCGAGCAACGGGACCGGGACAAAGAGCGCCGTAAAGTGCAGAACCAGGTTGAGCGTTTGGAGAAACAGTTGGCTGATCTTGAGAAGGAAGAAAAGCAGCTACAAGCTCAGGTCATGAAGGGCGCAATGCCTGCGGATGAATTGCAAGAAGGCTATGTAAAGCTGGGTGAACTCGCACAGAAGATCGCAACGGCTTTAGGTGAGTGGGAGAGTGCGTCTGGCGTGCTGGCGGAGATGGAGGATTGA
- a CDS encoding GIY-YIG nuclease family protein: MSHWVYALYSEKHDKLYIGESADVDDRFISHNEKATKGWTLSYRPWRIIYREECNDKPSALIREKQLKSGGGRRFLRSLLT, encoded by the coding sequence ATGTCACATTGGGTTTACGCTCTATATTCTGAAAAACATGATAAACTGTACATCGGTGAAAGCGCAGATGTAGATGACCGGTTTATCTCGCACAATGAAAAAGCGACCAAAGGTTGGACTTTATCATACAGACCTTGGCGAATTATCTACCGCGAAGAATGTAACGATAAGCCTTCAGCATTGATCCGAGAAAAGCAGTTGAAATCAGGTGGTGGTCGTAGATTTTTGCGTTCACTACTTACATAG
- the gldN gene encoding gliding motility protein GldN, translated as MRLSVPQLAVCLLNLQVITCIHAQDTLEPGVHPCRVKAQVEPCRTIREADVMWERRVWRVIDLNEKVNSSLAMPQGSRAGCMDLFGIIRHGLLDEGSITAYDPGPEKVDDAFTLPMTRPELERLFDTIDTLRPVPIARIMIKEDWIFDRQRGEMIVRIIGIAPMIEVRGELGEVRGYEPIFWLYYPECRLLFARWVHREDKDGNAISYESYFAQRRFKSTIIKVANMQERRINAYRSGLDALLEGEAIRDQLYNMGFDLWHY; from the coding sequence ATGCGCCTTTCAGTTCCTCAATTGGCTGTGTGTCTACTGAATCTTCAGGTCATAACCTGCATTCATGCGCAGGATACACTGGAACCAGGAGTGCATCCATGCCGGGTCAAGGCCCAAGTGGAACCCTGCCGGACCATCCGAGAAGCCGATGTCATGTGGGAACGCCGCGTTTGGCGTGTGATCGATCTGAACGAAAAGGTGAACAGTTCATTGGCTATGCCACAAGGCTCTCGAGCTGGATGTATGGATCTTTTCGGGATCATTCGGCATGGCCTGTTGGATGAAGGCTCGATAACCGCGTACGATCCTGGACCAGAGAAAGTGGACGATGCTTTTACACTACCAATGACGCGACCCGAATTGGAACGATTGTTCGATACGATCGATACCCTGAGGCCTGTGCCGATCGCGAGGATCATGATCAAAGAAGATTGGATCTTTGATCGACAACGCGGTGAAATGATCGTAAGGATCATCGGTATTGCGCCAATGATCGAGGTCCGTGGTGAGCTTGGTGAAGTGCGCGGATACGAACCGATCTTTTGGCTGTATTATCCAGAATGCCGACTATTATTCGCGCGATGGGTCCATCGTGAGGATAAGGACGGTAACGCGATATCGTACGAATCGTACTTCGCTCAACGCAGGTTCAAAAGCACGATCATTAAAGTTGCGAATATGCAGGAAAGGCGGATCAATGCGTACCGTTCCGGGTTGGATGCGCTGCTGGAAGGCGAAGCAATTCGTGATCAATTGTACAACATGGGTTTTGACCTTTGGCACTATTGA
- a CDS encoding SRPBCC domain-containing protein has product MDTLAAQRKRNAVSTTAPDEIRITRVFNAPRQLVWNTWTTPAMLVHWFGCAAFNTTHAEADVHVGGMWRVVMVAPSGEEFPTYGTYLDVREPELLRLSHHWEKTVAEVNPARHSTEVTVELFDVDVGTRMEFRQTGLASIASRDSHIGGWCDSFDALHQGLISEGQKK; this is encoded by the coding sequence ATGGATACCCTCGCCGCCCAACGCAAGCGAAACGCCGTTAGCACTACAGCTCCGGACGAGATCCGCATCACGCGGGTCTTCAACGCCCCACGGCAACTGGTATGGAACACATGGACAACCCCGGCCATGCTGGTTCATTGGTTCGGCTGCGCGGCCTTCAACACCACGCATGCAGAGGCTGATGTTCACGTAGGCGGCATGTGGCGCGTGGTCATGGTAGCGCCATCCGGAGAGGAGTTTCCGACATACGGCACGTACTTGGACGTTCGCGAACCAGAGCTACTTCGCTTGTCGCACCATTGGGAGAAGACCGTTGCCGAAGTGAATCCAGCGCGCCATAGCACGGAGGTCACTGTTGAATTATTCGACGTAGATGTTGGTACGCGCATGGAGTTCAGACAGACAGGCTTGGCCAGTATCGCCTCGCGAGATTCGCACATTGGTGGCTGGTGTGATTCGTTCGATGCATTGCACCAAGGTCTCATATCTGAAGGTCAGAAAAAATGA
- the gldM gene encoding gliding motility protein GldM: protein MASGKQTPRQAMINMMYLVLTALLALNVSKEILDSFVTVNNGLENTKSSLNDKMTQQYASFQAFASENQAKYGAAWTEAQKIKIAGAELVAYIDTIKVRAIMISEGWSRDSTIMPDGRLVNLMKVNKKDSHDELTTMLVGGEPGKPIEGEYTANDLKLKLMAFKDLVKNSRPQDTDLAASMDRVFDFEDRPDASGTMNNWESINFYHVPMAAGITILSKLQADVRNSEGEVVKRMMDAVESKSFKFNKLTTIVKPLSSLVTVGGKYQAEIFLGAYDDQNAPEVYIAGPGAKVDSVSKTIIGESIKLPMNGAKAQLEQVASGAGQRTVQGIIKFKPVGGEETVEVFSTTYEVASPNLVVSPTKMNVFYRGVDNPVDISVSGFSAKDVAPSVTNGSLAKAANGYIVKGLGKGNEAVVSATVTNPDGSKKSMPGLSFRVKNVPSPTPYFGGKSVDDATIKKTELTAAAGVIAKMVDFEFDLKFEVVEFRVTMMVNGTPIEKMTKGPAVSGDMKEIFQKSKPGQKVYIEGIKARGPDGTVRNLGSLSFKIV from the coding sequence ATGGCAAGTGGTAAGCAGACGCCCAGACAGGCGATGATCAATATGATGTACTTGGTGCTCACGGCCTTGTTGGCCCTGAACGTTTCCAAGGAAATATTGGACAGCTTCGTTACGGTGAACAACGGATTGGAGAATACAAAGTCGTCATTGAATGATAAAATGACGCAGCAATATGCCAGTTTCCAGGCATTTGCGAGTGAGAACCAAGCAAAGTACGGGGCTGCATGGACCGAGGCTCAGAAGATCAAGATCGCCGGTGCAGAGCTGGTCGCATATATCGATACCATCAAGGTTCGCGCTATCATGATATCCGAAGGATGGAGCCGTGATAGTACGATCATGCCGGATGGACGCTTGGTGAACTTGATGAAGGTCAACAAAAAGGATAGCCACGATGAGTTGACCACCATGCTCGTGGGCGGCGAGCCGGGCAAACCGATCGAAGGGGAGTACACTGCGAACGACCTGAAGCTGAAACTGATGGCGTTCAAGGATCTTGTAAAGAACAGCCGACCACAGGATACGGATCTGGCAGCGTCCATGGACCGAGTGTTCGACTTCGAGGATCGCCCGGATGCTTCAGGTACAATGAACAACTGGGAAAGCATCAACTTCTATCATGTGCCTATGGCCGCCGGTATCACCATCCTTAGCAAGTTGCAAGCGGATGTACGGAACTCAGAAGGCGAGGTCGTGAAGCGGATGATGGATGCTGTTGAAAGCAAGAGCTTCAAATTTAATAAGCTGACAACGATCGTTAAACCGTTGAGTAGTTTGGTTACCGTTGGCGGAAAATATCAGGCTGAGATCTTTTTGGGTGCATACGATGATCAGAATGCACCTGAAGTGTACATCGCAGGGCCGGGTGCTAAAGTCGATTCCGTTTCCAAAACAATCATCGGTGAGTCCATTAAGCTACCGATGAACGGTGCGAAAGCCCAGTTGGAGCAAGTTGCTTCCGGTGCTGGTCAACGTACCGTGCAGGGTATCATCAAGTTCAAGCCCGTAGGTGGTGAGGAAACCGTTGAGGTTTTCTCCACGACATACGAAGTTGCTTCACCGAACTTGGTCGTGAGTCCCACCAAAATGAACGTTTTCTATCGCGGTGTTGATAATCCTGTTGATATCAGTGTTTCTGGTTTTAGTGCGAAGGATGTGGCTCCAAGTGTTACTAATGGTTCGCTTGCCAAAGCAGCTAATGGTTATATCGTGAAAGGCTTAGGAAAAGGCAATGAAGCTGTTGTGAGTGCGACAGTAACCAATCCGGATGGATCAAAAAAGAGTATGCCTGGATTGAGTTTCCGCGTAAAGAATGTACCTAGTCCTACACCATATTTTGGTGGTAAGAGCGTTGACGACGCAACCATTAAAAAAACTGAATTGACGGCTGCGGCAGGCGTAATCGCCAAAATGGTCGATTTCGAATTCGACCTGAAGTTCGAGGTTGTCGAGTTCCGTGTAACCATGATGGTGAATGGAACGCCGATCGAGAAAATGACCAAAGGTCCTGCAGTGAGTGGAGATATGAAGGAGATCTTCCAGAAATCAAAACCAGGACAGAAGGTCTATATTGAAGGAATTAAAGCGCGTGGCCCGGACGGTACAGTACGAAACCTCGGTTCACTTTCGTTCAAGATCGTATAA
- a CDS encoding SUMF1/EgtB/PvdO family nonheme iron enzyme: protein MERPIFYLFAIGLLASSCGKGGQGQLIGAQGRPGWYDVDPYGMNYVPMGAFVMGPSDQDVPYAMVTKSKTVSVQAFYIDQTEITNNEYRQFVFYVRDSIAKRILGDEDIGEHVFTEDEYGEDIDPPIINWKERLNWYGDEEREALADLFLNESEQFYRRREIDTRKLMFEYYWIDLKEAARKANNARDLDLSYTNVKGQNNAIRGHSDRSKFIIKEVINVYPDTLVWVHDFTYSFNEPMTENYFWHPAYDEYPVVGITWQQANAFNVWRTQLMNSWLSSNDEAFINRFRLPTEAEWEYASRGGLDQAPFPWGGPYVRNRQGCFLGNFKPLHGNYVDDGGFHTVPVDSYTPNDFGLYQMAGNVAEWTSTAYDESVYDFAHDLNPEYSYDALMNDPPSLKRKVVRGGSWKDIGYYMQAGTRAYEYQDTTKAYIGFRSVMTYLGRGKAVNAEDL from the coding sequence ATGGAACGTCCCATCTTTTATCTATTTGCCATAGGCCTGCTGGCTAGCAGCTGTGGTAAAGGTGGCCAAGGGCAACTTATAGGTGCGCAAGGCAGACCCGGTTGGTACGATGTTGATCCTTATGGGATGAACTATGTACCCATGGGCGCATTCGTAATGGGTCCTAGTGATCAGGATGTGCCTTATGCAATGGTTACGAAAAGCAAGACAGTATCTGTCCAAGCTTTTTACATTGACCAGACCGAGATCACCAATAATGAGTATCGCCAGTTCGTATTCTATGTGCGTGATTCCATAGCAAAGCGCATTCTCGGCGACGAGGATATTGGCGAGCATGTGTTCACTGAGGATGAATACGGGGAGGATATTGATCCACCGATCATCAATTGGAAAGAGCGTTTGAACTGGTATGGTGATGAAGAACGCGAAGCATTAGCTGATCTTTTCCTGAATGAAAGTGAGCAGTTCTATCGCCGTCGTGAGATCGACACCCGGAAATTGATGTTCGAGTATTACTGGATCGATCTGAAGGAGGCTGCCCGTAAAGCGAACAATGCACGCGATCTTGACCTGAGCTACACGAACGTTAAGGGACAGAACAATGCAATACGCGGACATAGTGATCGTAGTAAGTTCATAATTAAGGAGGTGATCAACGTTTACCCTGATACCTTGGTCTGGGTGCATGACTTCACCTATTCCTTCAATGAGCCGATGACGGAGAACTATTTCTGGCATCCTGCTTATGATGAATATCCGGTGGTAGGCATCACTTGGCAGCAGGCTAATGCCTTCAACGTATGGCGCACTCAGTTGATGAATTCATGGTTGTCCTCCAATGACGAGGCGTTCATAAACCGGTTCAGGTTGCCTACCGAGGCTGAGTGGGAGTACGCCTCACGAGGGGGGTTGGACCAAGCCCCATTCCCATGGGGAGGGCCTTACGTTCGTAATCGTCAAGGTTGCTTCTTGGGTAACTTCAAGCCATTGCATGGTAATTACGTGGATGACGGAGGTTTCCATACAGTGCCTGTTGATAGTTATACCCCGAATGATTTCGGATTGTATCAAATGGCCGGTAACGTTGCAGAGTGGACCAGTACAGCTTATGACGAAAGCGTATACGACTTTGCGCATGACCTCAACCCCGAATACAGTTATGATGCGTTGATGAACGATCCGCCATCACTAAAAAGGAAGGTGGTTCGTGGTGGGTCATGGAAGGATATCGGTTATTACATGCAGGCTGGAACCCGTGCATATGAATATCAGGACACGACCAAGGCCTACATCGGATTCCGCTCAGTTATGACCTATTTGGGTCGTGGAAAAGCAGTGAATGCTGAAGATCTTTAA
- a CDS encoding type IX secretion system membrane protein PorP/SprF — MRRIITAVICMAVGGASIAQQDPQFTQYMFDRLSVNPAVAGISGELCGTLLLRQQWTGFDGAPKTALLNASMPINKISSGVGISVYLDKLGQQNSTFARLHYSFHRKIGTGTLGIGIYLGAGSHALGHDWLARDPVAQDDAISSASTSQTGFDLGAGLYYQTPKFWVGISSTHLPQTKLDNVSIKMVRHYFIQAGYDYAIKGNKKYVLQPSVLVKSDATSTIFDINARFLYNNMVWLGVSYRTEDAIAPMIGYQMAPNDRSMLKIGYSYDVTTSKLKNYSSGSHEIMLNYCVLLVKKPDLQIYRNVRFL, encoded by the coding sequence ATGAGGAGGATAATTACAGCAGTGATCTGCATGGCGGTCGGAGGAGCATCAATTGCTCAGCAGGATCCACAGTTCACGCAATACATGTTCGATCGTCTTTCGGTGAACCCTGCAGTAGCTGGGATCTCAGGTGAACTTTGTGGAACTTTGTTGCTCCGCCAGCAATGGACCGGTTTCGATGGTGCACCGAAAACGGCACTTTTGAATGCAAGCATGCCGATCAATAAGATCAGTAGCGGTGTTGGCATTTCCGTATACTTGGATAAACTTGGTCAGCAGAATAGCACATTCGCACGACTTCATTATTCTTTCCATCGCAAGATCGGCACTGGTACACTAGGTATCGGTATCTATCTTGGTGCTGGTAGCCATGCCCTTGGTCATGATTGGTTGGCTCGTGATCCTGTTGCACAGGATGATGCTATCTCTTCTGCCAGTACATCACAGACCGGGTTTGACTTAGGGGCGGGTCTATATTATCAGACACCTAAATTCTGGGTAGGTATCAGCAGCACGCATTTGCCACAAACCAAGCTTGACAATGTGAGCATTAAAATGGTGCGGCACTATTTTATCCAAGCAGGGTACGATTACGCCATAAAGGGTAATAAGAAGTATGTTCTGCAACCATCGGTTCTTGTTAAATCGGATGCAACTTCCACGATATTCGATATTAATGCCCGGTTCCTCTATAATAACATGGTATGGCTTGGCGTTAGTTACCGTACCGAAGACGCAATTGCTCCGATGATCGGTTATCAAATGGCACCTAATGATCGGTCCATGCTGAAGATCGGGTATAGTTATGACGTTACTACCTCTAAACTAAAGAATTACAGCAGCGGTAGTCATGAAATAATGTTGAATTACTGTGTACTACTAGTCAAGAAACCAGACCTCCAGATATACAGGAACGTAAGATTCCTTTAA